One window of the Lycorma delicatula isolate Av1 chromosome 3, ASM4794821v1, whole genome shotgun sequence genome contains the following:
- the LOC142322493 gene encoding uncharacterized protein LOC142322493 produces the protein MALTHNTLCSRLCKFNHLRLLFNLVHRHTSKSSSRNVLNNDVLDIYTENLVQENCNKFNEFIFKVSLNKTNLINIFTNPCQILELPDHCTKEELVNKIIDSLRVHNVNNTVTCIKLCKERSYCLPYGFMLYLTKLFAKLGEKEGLELMQSYHKCLYANEFKKYCGFKHYTAQMLWYSGNFSESLDILEQLYQNCSVSLKYELNYIIYDIISDVIMKHGEALLVVMTNFIKQLADKYDNYYPMAILWRSLQESEWFADQELAKKILNDNEELIIVIKPLVPVWCVSYMQCHKIDVVHRLCEVLLKLNAIDQYSSVLHSLFDYYYSQNNLKRCSAVVKSALDLNIPLKESYQKRFLILLTTGKFDKSNRKSSTEIPNSINYQINLNF, from the exons ATGGCATTGACTCATAATACTTTATGTAGTAGATTATGTAAATTTAACCATTTacgattactttttaatttagttcataGACATACTAGTAAAAGTAGTTCAAGAAACGTTCTAAACAACGATGTTTTGGATATTTATACGGAAAATTTAGTTCaagaaaattgcaataaatttaatgaatttattttcaaagtatcattaaacaaaacaaatttaatcaatatttttaccaaCCCTTGTCAAATATTGGAATTGCCTGATCATTGTACAAAAGAAGAACttgttaacaaaataatagaTTCTTTAAGGGTTCACAATGTAAATAATACTGTTACTTGTATTAAACTATGTAAAGAAAGATCATACTGTTTACCATATGGATTTATGttatacttaacaaaattatttgcaaaattagGAGAAAAAGAAGGTTTGGAATTAATGCAGTCATACCATAAGTGTTTGTATGCAAATGAGTTTAAGAAGTACTGTGGTTTTAAACACTACACAGCTCAAATGTTATGGTATTCAGGAAATTTTTCTGAATCTCTTGATATTTTAGAACAGTTATATCAGAACTGCTCAGTTAGTTTAAAGTATgaactaaattacataatatatgatATCATCTCTGATGTAATAATGAAGCATGGGGAAGCTTTATTGGTTgtaatgacaaattttattaaacaattagctgataaatatgataattattatccCATGGCTATTTTATGGAGATCATTACAAGAAAGTGAATGGTTTGCAGATCAggaattagcaaaaaaaatattgaatgataATGAGGaacttattattgtaataaagcCATTGGTACCTGTTTGGTGTGTTTCTTACATGCAGTGCCATAAAATTGATGTTGTCCATAGACTGTGTGAAGTGTTGCTGAAACTTAATGCCATCGATCAATATTCATCTGTTCTTCATAGTCTTTTTGACTATTATT attcacaaaacaatttaaaaagatgttCTGCTGTAGTAAAATCAGCTTTGGATCTCAATATACCACTGAAAGAATCCTATCAGAAacgctttttaatattattaactactGGAAAGTTTGACAAGTCTAATCGCAAGAGCTCAACAGAAATACCCAACAGTATCAATTATcagataaatttaaacttttaa